The Romeriopsis navalis LEGE 11480 genome contains a region encoding:
- a CDS encoding Rieske (2Fe-2S) protein, whose amino-acid sequence MTKTKIATTSDVSTDKVLKTSANGQSVLVAKVGDQYCAVANKCPHLGLPMAKGKFENGVITCPFHGSKFEICTGKNVEWVDSFVGIPLPGAAKKMMAMGKAPTDVANFAVTQDGDDLSIDA is encoded by the coding sequence ATGACTAAAACCAAAATTGCTACTACTTCTGATGTCAGTACTGACAAGGTTCTGAAAACTAGTGCCAACGGTCAATCGGTGCTCGTCGCTAAAGTGGGTGATCAGTATTGTGCCGTTGCGAACAAGTGCCCTCACCTGGGACTACCCATGGCTAAAGGCAAATTTGAGAACGGTGTGATTACTTGCCCATTCCATGGTTCTAAGTTTGAGATCTGTACTGGCAAAAACGTGGAATGGGTCGATTCCTTTGTCGGCATTCCTTTACCCGGTGCGGCCAAGAAAATGATGGCAATGGGTAAAGCCCCTACCGATGTAGCAAATTTTGCTGTAACTCAAGACGGTGACGATCTATCGATTGACGCCTAA
- a CDS encoding DUF928 domain-containing protein has translation MRYSTLVRNTTLAFALVCSCLTATAASPPSPIAQFQDQLRWQPPPPPPTLGEPGGRGQGGGQRGDCKKYRFVTPLVARSKAGIRWGQTIAKQPNLWVYGPSGFMQDLPVEIRVINQQGETIAKRRTRTQATPAGIISVPFPELPLGEVHWWELAVYCDAEFPDVPVIQRGLIQRIAPSSAMTQTLATIPDPITKANFYAAKGLWFDALETIGNGNIAALTRSELLADLFKQSDLSGFVTAPLRN, from the coding sequence ATGCGATATTCCACATTGGTACGCAATACGACTCTGGCATTTGCCCTCGTCTGTAGTTGCTTGACGGCCACAGCAGCGTCTCCCCCATCGCCCATTGCCCAGTTTCAAGACCAACTCCGTTGGCAACCCCCACCTCCACCGCCGACGCTGGGAGAGCCGGGGGGGCGAGGTCAAGGTGGAGGACAGCGTGGCGATTGTAAAAAATATCGCTTTGTTACTCCTTTGGTTGCGCGCAGTAAAGCAGGAATTCGTTGGGGCCAAACTATCGCGAAGCAGCCAAATCTCTGGGTATATGGGCCAAGTGGGTTTATGCAAGATCTGCCTGTGGAGATTCGCGTGATTAATCAGCAAGGTGAGACTATTGCGAAGCGGCGGACGCGGACTCAAGCAACACCGGCAGGAATCATTTCGGTGCCTTTTCCTGAATTGCCACTGGGCGAAGTGCATTGGTGGGAACTTGCGGTTTATTGTGATGCCGAATTTCCGGATGTGCCGGTGATTCAGCGCGGCCTGATTCAGCGGATCGCACCCTCATCTGCGATGACTCAAACCCTCGCGACTATCCCGGACCCGATTACGAAAGCGAATTTCTATGCGGCGAAGGGGCTGTGGTTCGATGCGCTGGAGACGATCGGCAATGGTAATATTGCGGCGCTAACACGATCGGAACTATTAGCGGATTTATTCAAACAGTCGGATTTATCTGGTTTTGTGACTGCGCCGCTGCGCAACTAA